The Actinomycetota bacterium DNA window GGCGGGCGGAGTCTATGACGAAGGTGAACACGGTGGGCAGGCCCTCGGCGGGGATGACCATGAAGGTACGCCAGGGCACGAAGGCGTCGAGCACGAAGCTCATGGTGCGGATGCGCGACGCCAGGTAGAGGTCGAGGTCGCGCCGGCGCATGCCCTCCTGGATGTCCAGGAGGCGCTTCTCGATGTCCACGGAATAAGGGTCGTTGGGGTCGGGCCTGGGTATATCCAGCATCTCTATCATCTCCCGTCATCTCGGCGTCCCGCGGGGCGCATCAGAATCGAGTGGGGATGGTGGCGAGCACCCGGTTGAGCTTGTCCACCAGGGGCGCGAGGCGTAGGGCCTTGGCCATGTTGCCGCGCAGGGCGAGCTTGCGTGAGGTGAGTGCCTTCACCGCACCCAGCTCGCCTCGGGTGATCTGGGCGAAGGTGGAATAGTCGGCGATGATGCGGAACTCCGCCCTGGGACCCTCCCCCTCGCCGGTCTCGAAGGCGGCCAGCCTGCCGTCCTCGAAGGCCACGTGGAAGTAGCGGTCCCTGCCGTCGGGGCAGTTCTTGTAGAGATTGGTCATGGAGCTGGTGACGTGGTGCAGCATCTCCGGGGACAGCTCCGCCTCCACGCGCCGGCGCCCCTCCTCGGTCCATTCCGGGCTGAGATATACGAACTCTTCCATGACTCCCTCCTCTTCTCCTCGCCTGCCTGGTTTCCAGCATACTCCACGCAGCCCCGGGGCGCCACGTCTGCGTGGGCTGCCCAAGGGATCAGGGATACCTTTCTTTTCCGGTCCGCCCGGGCGCGTGCGCTCGCGGGCCCGGTTATATTCCGATGTTGCCGGTATGGCGGCGAGGGGGAATAATGGTGGCGGCGGGCGGGAGGTGCGTATCGCGGAGGGACGGTCCGCGAAGGCCGGCGCGGGTACGGGAGGTCTCCACGGAGTGTCTCCCTCGCGGCCCCGCGACGGAGGGTGCGGATCTGCCTGAAGGAAGGAGGCGGCATGGGTTATCCAAGGCAGGTGGTCAAGGCCTTTCTCTCCCTGTGGCCCTTCACCCACATGGTGAAGAGGCTCAGCCCCTACCCTCCCTTCCGGCAGCTCTTCGCCCCCCTGGTGAGGGAGGAGATCTTCAAGGTCACCTTCATCCCCGTGTGCGAGGACCTCCCGACCCCTCAGAACACCGCCCTTCCCCGCCAGGCCATCGCCGAGCTCATCAAGGCCTCCTCGCACCGTTTCCTCCATGACGGGTGCATCTGCCGCAACCAGGAGGGCTGTGTCAAGTACCCGCGGGACCTCGGATGCATTTTCCTGGGCGAGGCGGCGGCGCACCTCCACCCCTCCCTCGGGCACCGCGCCGGGGTGGAGGAGTGCCTGGAACACCTGGAGAAGGCCTCGGAGACGGGGCTCACGGGGATGGTAGGCCGCATCTGGTTCGACGCCACCACCCTGGGGCTGCTGCACGACTTTCGCAATTTCTTGGTGGTCTGTTTCTGTTGTGACTGCTGCTGCCTGGTGCGCACGGACCTGCGGGAGGCGGGCAAGGGCTTCAAGGACACCATCCAGAAGCTGGATTCGGTGCGGGTGACGGTGGGGGAAGAGTGCGTGGGATGCGGGACCTGCGCGCGCACCTGTTTCGTGGGAGCGGCTGCGGTGGTTGGGGGGAGGTCATTCCTCGACCCCGAGGCCTGCAAGGGATGCGGCCGCTGTGCCCTGGCCTGTCCGCGGCGCGCCATCCGGGTGGAGTTCGACCCCGGCGACGCCCTTTTCCAAGAGCTGCTGGCCCGTGT harbors:
- a CDS encoding SCP2 sterol-binding domain-containing protein — its product is MEEFVYLSPEWTEEGRRRVEAELSPEMLHHVTSSMTNLYKNCPDGRDRYFHVAFEDGRLAAFETGEGEGPRAEFRIIADYSTFAQITRGELGAVKALTSRKLALRGNMAKALRLAPLVDKLNRVLATIPTRF
- a CDS encoding 4Fe-4S binding protein, with the protein product MGYPRQVVKAFLSLWPFTHMVKRLSPYPPFRQLFAPLVREEIFKVTFIPVCEDLPTPQNTALPRQAIAELIKASSHRFLHDGCICRNQEGCVKYPRDLGCIFLGEAAAHLHPSLGHRAGVEECLEHLEKASETGLTGMVGRIWFDATTLGLLHDFRNFLVVCFCCDCCCLVRTDLREAGKGFKDTIQKLDSVRVTVGEECVGCGTCARTCFVGAAAVVGGRSFLDPEACKGCGRCALACPRRAIRVEFDPGDALFQELLARVSPVIRPPGGR